The following proteins are encoded in a genomic region of Proteiniborus sp. DW1:
- a CDS encoding ROK family protein: protein MYIGVDIGGTNVTAGVVSNDGNILFQKSCQTLPFRGWNTVIQDIIELIKDVSNQAPDCEKVMGIGVGVPGLADNKTGNVMNCVNLGWQDVPLGKTLEKELNKPVYIDNDASVAALAELENGALKDTQNSILITLGTGVGGGFIINGKLYSGTNNLSSEIGHMVIGENFYNCNCGKNGCFETFTSATALIKYTRKLMEETKENTNIRNYIGDDLDKLNAKLIFDCAKSGDKLALDSVNRLVDYLIIGITNLINLLDPEVIALGGGVSKAGDYLLELINNKIHDKILFKDMPHSKVVIAKHGNDAGIIGAAMLCKYS from the coding sequence ATGTATATTGGGGTAGATATAGGGGGAACAAATGTTACTGCTGGAGTAGTCTCTAATGATGGGAATATTTTATTCCAGAAAAGCTGTCAAACTTTACCTTTTAGAGGATGGAATACTGTGATACAAGATATAATTGAGTTGATTAAGGATGTTTCTAACCAAGCTCCAGACTGTGAAAAAGTTATGGGAATAGGTGTAGGAGTACCTGGCTTAGCTGATAACAAAACAGGAAATGTTATGAATTGCGTAAATTTAGGGTGGCAGGATGTACCATTGGGCAAGACTCTAGAGAAGGAACTCAATAAACCAGTTTATATAGATAACGATGCTTCAGTAGCTGCTTTAGCAGAGCTTGAAAACGGAGCTCTAAAGGATACTCAAAACTCTATTTTAATAACCCTTGGTACAGGAGTAGGTGGAGGATTTATTATTAACGGAAAGCTTTATAGTGGAACCAATAATCTTAGTTCAGAAATAGGTCATATGGTAATAGGTGAGAACTTTTATAATTGTAATTGTGGGAAGAATGGCTGTTTTGAAACCTTTACCTCAGCAACTGCATTGATAAAATATACTAGAAAATTAATGGAGGAAACAAAGGAGAATACTAATATAAGAAATTATATTGGAGATGACCTAGATAAACTTAATGCCAAGTTAATATTTGATTGTGCTAAATCTGGAGATAAACTAGCATTAGACTCTGTTAATAGATTAGTGGATTATTTAATAATAGGCATTACAAATTTAATAAATCTTCTAGATCCAGAAGTAATAGCTCTAGGTGGTGGAGTATCTAAGGCTGGTGACTATTTATTAGAGCTTATAAATAATAAAATCCATGATAAGATTTTATTTAAAGACATGCCACATAGTAAAGTTGTCATAGCTAAACATGGCAATGATGCAGGCATAATAGGGGCGGCAATGTTATGTAAATATAGTTAA
- a CDS encoding DUF1573 domain-containing protein: MENDNVCNNLQEAVSDVLIRHKSILDIITKLEESNSRVNRAVVKSATSCGCISINATKQDYSLGSLKDAKLTMKSHIEGELCDNCKEKIEEEIGNHMFYIASLCNTFNLDLSKITLSEINKLKTLGIYSLL, encoded by the coding sequence ATGGAAAATGATAATGTATGCAATAATCTTCAAGAAGCAGTTTCTGATGTTCTAATAAGGCATAAGAGTATTTTAGATATAATAACTAAGCTTGAGGAATCAAACTCAAGAGTCAATAGGGCTGTTGTTAAATCGGCAACTTCCTGTGGATGCATATCCATAAATGCTACTAAGCAGGATTATAGTTTGGGATCACTTAAAGATGCTAAACTCACTATGAAAAGCCACATAGAAGGAGAACTGTGTGATAATTGCAAAGAAAAAATAGAAGAGGAAATTGGGAATCATATGTTTTACATAGCCTCATTGTGCAACACTTTTAATCTAGATTTAAGTAAAATTACTTTGTCCGAAATCAATAAGTTAAAAACTCTAGGTATTTATAGTTTATTATAA
- a CDS encoding CarD family transcriptional regulator produces the protein MFNIGDKIVYPMHGAGIIVAIEEKEILGKKRKYYVMKMPMGDMKVMVPIDSVEDIGIREVINDQEIEQVLAVLGDHKTKMPQNWNRRYRANMDKIKSGDIYEIASVVRNLIIRDREKGLSTGERKMLNNAKQMLVSEIVLAKDIEQVEAEDLIENIVK, from the coding sequence ATGTTCAATATAGGTGATAAAATAGTTTATCCAATGCATGGAGCAGGGATAATAGTAGCAATAGAGGAAAAAGAGATATTAGGCAAGAAAAGAAAGTATTATGTAATGAAGATGCCAATGGGAGACATGAAGGTAATGGTTCCCATAGATAGTGTTGAGGATATCGGGATAAGAGAAGTGATTAACGATCAGGAAATTGAGCAAGTTCTTGCTGTATTGGGTGACCATAAGACTAAAATGCCTCAGAATTGGAATAGACGATATAGAGCTAATATGGATAAGATTAAGAGCGGAGACATCTATGAGATTGCCAGTGTTGTGAGAAACCTCATAATCAGAGATAGAGAGAAGGGATTGTCTACTGGAGAGAGAAAGATGCTTAATAACGCAAAACAAATGCTGGTAAGTGAAATTGTGTTGGCAAAAGATATAGAACAAGTGGAAGCTGAGGATTTGATTGAAAACATTGTAAAGTAA
- the ndk gene encoding nucleoside-diphosphate kinase: MERTFVIVKPDGVDRGLIGEVISRYERKGLRITECKMLRADRATLEKHYIEHREKPFYEELVSYMMRGSILIMVVEGNNAIKLVRNINGKTNPMEAEPGTIRGDYANSITENIVHASDSPESAEREISIWF; the protein is encoded by the coding sequence ATGGAAAGAACATTTGTGATTGTAAAGCCAGATGGTGTTGATAGAGGATTAATAGGAGAGGTTATAAGTAGATATGAAAGAAAAGGCTTAAGAATTACAGAATGCAAGATGCTTCGTGCAGATAGAGCCACCCTTGAAAAACATTACATAGAGCATAGGGAAAAGCCGTTTTATGAAGAATTAGTTTCCTATATGATGAGGGGAAGTATTTTAATAATGGTAGTGGAAGGAAATAATGCCATAAAACTAGTTAGAAATATAAACGGGAAAACAAATCCAATGGAAGCAGAGCCAGGAACCATAAGAGGCGATTATGCAAATTCAATTACTGAAAATATTGTTCATGCATCAGACTCACCAGAATCTGCTGAGAGAGAAATTTCAATATGGTTTTAA
- a CDS encoding ATP-binding cassette domain-containing protein — protein MIQVKNLTKRYKEVEAVKGISFTVDQGTVFGLLGENGAGKTTTLRMIATMIKPTSGTALIDGKDLIKEPDNIRGKIGILFGGDTGLYDRLTARENIEYFGLLNGMNKSDISKRIDMLSKKLEMEEYIDRRVGKFSKGMKQKVSIARSIVHNPQIMLLDEPTTGLDVTSVRIVHEFILDQKKEGKTILFSSHSMSEVEKLCDIVGIINKGKLVEVSTLDELKHKFKGNNLEDIFVELVGEKSEY, from the coding sequence TTGATACAGGTTAAAAACTTAACCAAGAGATATAAAGAAGTGGAGGCTGTTAAAGGAATTTCTTTCACAGTAGACCAAGGAACTGTATTTGGTCTGCTTGGCGAAAACGGTGCAGGCAAAACTACTACACTAAGAATGATAGCTACTATGATAAAGCCAACATCAGGCACAGCATTAATTGATGGAAAAGACTTGATTAAGGAACCAGATAATATAAGGGGGAAGATTGGAATACTATTTGGTGGAGATACAGGGCTTTATGATAGATTAACAGCTAGAGAGAATATTGAGTATTTTGGACTTCTTAATGGCATGAATAAATCGGATATATCTAAGAGAATAGATATGTTATCTAAAAAGCTGGAAATGGAAGAGTATATAGATAGAAGAGTTGGAAAGTTTTCAAAAGGTATGAAGCAAAAGGTATCTATAGCTAGGAGTATAGTTCATAATCCACAAATAATGCTACTTGACGAGCCAACAACAGGATTAGACGTAACATCTGTAAGAATAGTACATGAATTTATATTAGACCAGAAAAAGGAAGGGAAAACTATTCTTTTCTCTAGTCACTCAATGAGTGAAGTTGAAAAATTGTGTGATATAGTAGGAATAATAAATAAAGGGAAACTAGTTGAAGTCTCCACTCTAGATGAGTTAAAACATAAGTTTAAAGGTAATAACCTAGAAGATATATTTGTTGAGTTGGTAGGTGAGAAAAGTGAATATTAG
- the disA gene encoding DNA integrity scanning diadenylate cyclase DisA — protein sequence MRDEVIKKDFMAESLKIVAPGTTLRDGLENIVRAKTGALIVIGEKEGVMNIVDGGFKINSDITPANLYELAKMDGAIVLSSDIKKILVANAQLVPDSSILSRETGTRHRTAERVAKQTGELVIAISQRRNVISLYKGNYKYVLKDVNEILNKANQAIQTLEKYKVVLKQAMINLSALEFENLATVFDATKVLQRTEMVMRITAEIERYILELGNEGRLIQMQLEELTNGVEEDGINIIKDYYISKDNNSIESIINQIKALNSEELLDLAIIAKLLGYDEGVNTLDLTVSPKGYRILSKIPRIPGGVLENTIQMFGSLEEILKASISQLDAVDGIGEVRARSIKEGLRRLQEQSMVDRHI from the coding sequence ATGAGGGATGAAGTTATAAAAAAGGACTTTATGGCAGAATCACTGAAAATTGTTGCACCTGGAACTACGTTGAGAGATGGATTAGAAAATATTGTAAGAGCAAAAACAGGGGCATTAATTGTTATTGGTGAAAAAGAAGGTGTAATGAATATTGTTGACGGAGGATTTAAGATTAATAGCGATATAACGCCTGCTAATCTATATGAGCTTGCAAAAATGGATGGAGCAATTGTATTGAGTAGTGATATCAAAAAGATTCTTGTAGCAAATGCTCAGCTTGTACCTGATTCTTCTATTTTATCTAGAGAGACAGGGACAAGACATAGAACTGCTGAAAGAGTTGCAAAACAAACAGGTGAATTGGTTATAGCTATTTCGCAAAGAAGGAATGTGATTTCGCTATATAAAGGCAATTATAAATATGTTCTAAAAGACGTTAACGAAATATTAAATAAAGCAAATCAGGCAATACAAACCCTTGAAAAGTATAAGGTAGTGCTCAAACAGGCTATGATTAACTTAAGTGCCTTAGAGTTTGAAAATCTAGCTACAGTATTTGATGCTACTAAGGTTTTACAGAGAACAGAAATGGTTATGAGAATTACAGCAGAAATTGAAAGATATATTCTGGAGCTAGGTAATGAAGGTAGGCTTATCCAAATGCAGCTAGAGGAACTGACAAATGGGGTAGAAGAAGATGGAATCAATATTATTAAAGATTATTATATTAGCAAGGATAATAATAGTATAGAATCTATAATCAATCAAATAAAAGCATTAAATTCAGAAGAATTATTGGACCTAGCTATAATAGCGAAGCTTTTAGGATATGATGAGGGAGTAAACACATTAGATTTAACAGTATCTCCTAAGGGATATAGGATACTTAGTAAAATTCCTAGAATACCTGGAGGTGTACTGGAAAACACTATACAGATGTTTGGATCTCTAGAGGAGATACTAAAAGCCTCTATTTCTCAACTAGATGCAGTTGATGGAATAGGAGAAGTTAGAGCACGTTCTATTAAAGAAGGACTTAGAAGATTGCAAGAGCAATCCATGGTAGATAGGCATATATAG
- a CDS encoding PIN/TRAM domain-containing protein, whose amino-acid sequence MVSRIIRAILTVLGISLGVGIMALLESLKLLGFLEKLGIKPHSYVGLGLIFGIIFFIASPKMMKLGRKIISIMEGEIQRIPASDIILGVVGLVSGLLIANLVSPLFHMIPYVGPVLSILFYIVLAYFGVMVPTRKKEDFANAINSLKRSGAKEKAPKGVNPVLPKILDTSVIIDGRIADICKTGFVEGPLIIPEFVLEELQRIADSSDSLKRNRGRRGLDILNKIQKELDIEVVIHEKDFEDIAEVDTKLLKLAQFIKGKVVTNDYNLNKVAEFHGVEVLNINELANAIKPVVLPGEEMIVQVIKDGKESGQGVAYLDDGTMIVVDGGKKHIGDTIGVLVTSVLQTSAGRMIFAKPKSMTDKAV is encoded by the coding sequence ATAGTAAGTAGAATTATTAGAGCTATTTTAACAGTTCTTGGGATATCCCTTGGAGTAGGAATAATGGCACTTTTAGAATCTTTAAAATTACTTGGCTTTCTAGAAAAGCTAGGGATAAAACCTCATAGCTACGTGGGATTAGGACTAATATTTGGTATTATATTCTTTATTGCTTCTCCTAAGATGATGAAACTAGGTAGGAAAATTATATCTATTATGGAAGGTGAAATACAAAGGATTCCTGCATCAGATATAATCCTTGGGGTAGTAGGGCTTGTTTCAGGACTATTAATAGCTAATCTTGTAAGTCCTTTGTTTCATATGATTCCTTATGTAGGACCTGTACTATCTATATTATTTTATATTGTTTTGGCATACTTTGGAGTTATGGTTCCAACAAGGAAAAAAGAAGATTTTGCAAATGCTATAAACTCATTAAAGAGAAGCGGTGCTAAAGAAAAGGCTCCTAAGGGAGTAAATCCTGTACTACCTAAAATACTAGATACTAGCGTTATAATAGATGGTAGAATAGCAGATATATGTAAAACGGGTTTTGTAGAGGGACCGCTTATAATACCTGAATTTGTATTGGAGGAACTTCAAAGAATAGCTGATTCCTCTGATTCCCTTAAAAGAAATCGAGGACGACGGGGGCTCGATATCTTAAATAAAATACAAAAGGAATTAGACATAGAAGTCGTTATACATGAAAAGGATTTTGAGGATATTGCAGAGGTAGATACTAAGCTGTTGAAGCTGGCACAGTTCATTAAAGGGAAGGTAGTTACTAATGATTATAATCTAAATAAAGTAGCAGAATTTCATGGAGTTGAGGTATTAAATATAAACGAGTTAGCAAATGCTATTAAGCCAGTTGTTCTTCCAGGAGAAGAGATGATTGTTCAAGTCATAAAAGATGGAAAAGAATCGGGTCAAGGTGTTGCTTACCTAGATGATGGTACTATGATAGTTGTAGATGGAGGTAAAAAACATATTGGTGATACCATAGGAGTACTAGTAACTAGTGTTTTACAAACTTCAGCAGGTAGAATGATATTCGCAAAGCCTAAGTCAATGACTGATAAAGCGGTATAA
- a CDS encoding ABC transporter permease has translation MNIRYAMIVLKKELKDTFRDKKTIFSSIIIPILIFPIMAFALGFGTSELINDEQKPIDIAIISNGETKLEEYFKETGQINIIDVDDPDKALEELTVRAIVKVEEGFDNKIENGTMGNVEVIYDQSSQKSDMATSRLNRIIEAYSQSITNERLNALGIDLEELKAVAIKNTSVSKDGGMGVMIFSMIFPMLITVYSAIGGLAAATDLGAGEKERQTLEPLLTTQASRLSILGGKFIAVFISGVIGTAASLIGFFIASKMNPSFLGTGVVLPLSHILVIGLFCAGLNLVFSGLELTISFYARNFKEAQTYLAPLSVILLIPAYMTMYLDGKAIPEVYFHIPIINTIAIIKEALVQIIDPVHILIVLGWTLVYIIASLLLTVNMFKKESVIFRA, from the coding sequence GTGAATATTAGATATGCTATGATTGTGCTTAAAAAAGAGCTTAAAGATACCTTTAGGGATAAAAAGACTATATTTTCAAGTATAATAATACCTATATTGATATTTCCTATTATGGCATTTGCATTAGGATTTGGAACTAGTGAGCTGATAAATGATGAACAGAAGCCTATAGATATTGCGATTATAAGCAATGGTGAAACGAAACTAGAAGAGTACTTTAAAGAGACAGGTCAAATAAACATAATTGATGTTGACGACCCAGATAAAGCTTTAGAGGAGTTAACAGTTAGAGCTATAGTAAAAGTTGAAGAAGGTTTTGATAATAAAATTGAAAATGGAACAATGGGAAATGTAGAAGTTATTTATGACCAGTCTAGTCAAAAGTCAGATATGGCTACATCAAGACTCAACCGTATTATAGAAGCCTATTCCCAATCTATTACCAATGAAAGACTTAATGCCTTAGGAATAGATCTTGAAGAATTAAAGGCAGTAGCCATAAAGAATACATCTGTTTCTAAGGATGGTGGAATGGGAGTAATGATCTTTTCTATGATATTCCCTATGCTAATAACTGTATATTCTGCAATAGGTGGATTAGCTGCTGCTACAGACTTAGGAGCAGGAGAAAAGGAAAGACAAACATTAGAACCATTGTTGACTACTCAAGCCAGTAGATTATCTATACTAGGTGGAAAATTCATTGCAGTATTTATATCAGGAGTAATTGGTACTGCTGCATCATTAATAGGCTTTTTTATCGCGTCTAAGATGAATCCTAGTTTTTTAGGAACAGGGGTAGTATTGCCGTTAAGTCATATATTAGTCATAGGACTATTTTGTGCGGGATTAAACTTAGTATTTAGTGGTTTAGAACTTACTATAAGTTTCTATGCAAGAAACTTTAAAGAAGCTCAAACATATTTGGCTCCATTATCGGTAATACTACTAATACCTGCTTATATGACAATGTACTTAGATGGAAAAGCAATACCCGAGGTGTATTTCCATATTCCTATAATAAATACTATTGCCATCATTAAAGAAGCATTAGTTCAGATAATCGATCCAGTACATATACTAATAGTATTAGGTTGGACACTAGTATACATAATAGCTTCACTTTTATTAACAGTAAACATGTTCAAGAAAGAGTCTGTAATATTTAGAGCATAA
- a CDS encoding proline--tRNA ligase, translated as MKMSKLYMPTLREVPSEAELPSHQLLLRAGMIRKLVSGVYSYLPLGIRVLKKIEQIVREEMDAIDSQEVLMSAIQPAELWKESGRWDDFGPEMFRLYDRNQREFCLGPTHEEIFTDLIRHEIKSYKQLPLSLYQIQTKYRDEKRPRFGLMRAREFIMKDAYTFDIDEEGMRKSYYDMWKAYEKIFTRCGLKFKVVEGDSGAMGGSDSHEFMAMSEYGESAIAYCDSCDYAATDEKANCLYEVKSTTEEKLQLERVHTPNAKTIEEVSKFFNTSHENFAKTLLYKAKDEVVAVVIPGNRELNEIKLVKVLGIPEHELMMADAETVKEVTGAEVGFAGPMNLKKDIKIIVDSRVTKMTNFIVGANETDYHIKNINYGRDFEGEVVEDILLVQEGDKCPKCGEPLKMDRGIEVGNIFQLGLKYSNALNATFLDENGKEQKIFMGSHGVGVTRTAAAVIEQCHDENGIIWPLSVAPYHVIITVVNVKSEEQVVLGERLYDELSKAGLEVLIDDRNERAGVKFKDADLIGIPIRITVGKRANEEIVEFSLRREGEKVEVNTSEIMDRVRAEFKQQGLEL; from the coding sequence ATGAAAATGTCAAAACTTTATATGCCAACATTAAGAGAAGTTCCTTCAGAGGCAGAGCTTCCTAGTCATCAGCTTTTACTAAGAGCAGGAATGATTAGAAAGCTAGTATCAGGAGTATATTCTTACTTACCACTTGGAATTAGAGTATTAAAAAAGATTGAACAAATTGTAAGAGAAGAAATGGATGCCATAGATTCTCAAGAAGTTTTAATGTCTGCTATACAACCTGCAGAACTATGGAAAGAGTCTGGTAGATGGGACGATTTTGGTCCTGAGATGTTTAGATTATATGATAGAAATCAAAGAGAATTTTGTCTAGGACCTACACATGAAGAAATATTTACAGATCTCATAAGACATGAAATAAAGTCTTACAAGCAGCTACCACTTAGCCTTTATCAAATACAGACTAAATATAGAGATGAAAAAAGACCAAGATTTGGTCTTATGAGAGCAAGAGAATTCATAATGAAGGATGCATATACTTTTGATATAGATGAAGAAGGTATGAGAAAATCCTACTATGATATGTGGAAGGCTTATGAGAAAATCTTTACAAGATGTGGATTAAAATTCAAGGTAGTTGAAGGTGACTCTGGTGCCATGGGAGGAAGTGACTCTCATGAGTTTATGGCAATGTCAGAGTATGGTGAAAGTGCAATAGCTTATTGTGATAGTTGTGACTATGCTGCCACAGATGAAAAAGCAAATTGTCTATATGAAGTTAAGTCCACTACTGAAGAAAAGCTTCAATTGGAAAGGGTTCATACACCAAATGCTAAAACAATAGAAGAAGTGTCAAAGTTCTTTAATACATCTCATGAAAACTTTGCAAAAACATTATTATACAAGGCAAAAGACGAAGTGGTAGCAGTAGTTATCCCAGGGAACAGAGAACTTAATGAGATCAAACTAGTTAAAGTACTAGGTATTCCAGAGCACGAGCTAATGATGGCAGATGCAGAAACAGTAAAGGAAGTTACAGGAGCAGAGGTAGGTTTTGCTGGACCTATGAATTTGAAAAAGGACATTAAAATCATAGTTGATTCAAGAGTTACAAAGATGACCAATTTCATAGTAGGTGCTAATGAAACAGATTATCATATTAAGAATATAAACTACGGTAGAGATTTTGAAGGAGAGGTAGTAGAAGATATACTGCTAGTTCAAGAAGGAGATAAATGTCCTAAGTGTGGAGAGCCACTTAAGATGGATAGAGGAATAGAGGTAGGTAACATATTCCAACTAGGGCTAAAATACAGTAACGCACTAAATGCTACCTTCTTAGATGAGAATGGTAAAGAACAAAAAATATTTATGGGTTCACACGGAGTAGGAGTAACCAGAACAGCTGCTGCTGTAATAGAACAATGTCATGATGAAAATGGAATCATATGGCCATTATCAGTAGCCCCATATCATGTAATAATTACTGTAGTAAATGTTAAGAGTGAAGAGCAAGTCGTTCTAGGTGAAAGACTGTATGATGAGCTTTCAAAGGCTGGACTAGAAGTATTAATTGACGATAGAAACGAAAGAGCAGGAGTTAAGTTTAAAGATGCAGATTTAATTGGTATACCTATTAGAATTACAGTTGGTAAAAGAGCAAACGAAGAAATAGTAGAATTCTCATTAAGGAGAGAAGGAGAAAAAGTTGAAGTAAACACAAGTGAGATAATGGACAGGGTAAGAGCAGAATTTAAACAACAAGGACTAGAATTATAG
- the ispD gene encoding 2-C-methyl-D-erythritol 4-phosphate cytidylyltransferase: MSYNGKYISVVLPASGIGKRMNSSINKQFILLKDKPILAYTIEKFDNNEYIDEIVVVAREEEKEYCFNEVVKKYGFRKVTNIVGGGTERQDSVYKGLLAVNGSCDIVLIHDGVRPFVRDEDIINSIKGVIKHKACVIGTPVKDTIKKVNVEGDIIDTPERSTLWAVQTPQSFSYDIILKAYDYAIKSKIIGTDDSMLVEKLGYKVKIIEGSYSNIKITTPEDLKLAQLLLS; the protein is encoded by the coding sequence TTGTCTTATAATGGGAAATATATATCGGTGGTTTTGCCAGCATCTGGTATAGGCAAGAGAATGAATTCTAGTATTAATAAACAATTTATTCTCTTAAAAGACAAACCGATTTTAGCTTATACTATAGAGAAATTTGACAATAATGAATATATAGATGAAATAGTTGTTGTAGCAAGAGAAGAAGAGAAAGAGTATTGTTTTAATGAAGTAGTAAAGAAATATGGATTTAGAAAGGTAACTAATATAGTAGGAGGGGGGACTGAAAGGCAGGATTCTGTATATAAAGGACTTTTAGCAGTGAATGGGTCCTGTGATATTGTTCTAATACATGATGGAGTAAGACCATTTGTAAGAGATGAAGATATAATAAATAGTATTAAAGGAGTAATTAAACACAAAGCTTGTGTCATAGGAACTCCTGTAAAAGACACAATAAAAAAAGTCAATGTGGAAGGAGATATCATAGATACTCCTGAACGAAGTACGTTATGGGCAGTCCAGACTCCTCAATCATTTTCCTATGATATTATACTAAAGGCCTATGATTATGCAATAAAAAGTAAAATAATTGGCACTGATGACAGTATGCTAGTTGAAAAATTAGGGTATAAAGTAAAAATCATTGAAGGTTCTTATTCTAACATAAAAATCACTACACCAGAGGATTTAAAATTAGCTCAGTTGTTATTATCATAA
- the ispF gene encoding 2-C-methyl-D-erythritol 2,4-cyclodiphosphate synthase — MVRIGIGYDVHKLVEGRKLIIGGVDIPHEKGLLGHSDADVLVHAIMDSILGALALGDIGKHFPDTDESYKDINSMKLLKRTYELMLEFGYTVGNIDCVVAAQKPKLAPYVDDMREKIASVLNTSLNNINIKATTTEKLGFEGREEGISSQAVCLLVKI, encoded by the coding sequence ATAGTGAGAATAGGTATAGGTTATGATGTGCACAAATTAGTTGAAGGAAGAAAGTTAATAATTGGCGGGGTAGATATACCCCATGAAAAGGGATTACTAGGACATTCTGATGCAGATGTATTAGTACATGCAATAATGGATAGTATTTTAGGAGCATTGGCATTAGGGGATATAGGCAAGCACTTTCCAGATACAGATGAATCCTATAAAGATATAAATAGTATGAAATTACTTAAAAGGACATATGAATTAATGTTAGAGTTTGGATATACAGTTGGGAATATTGATTGTGTAGTTGCAGCCCAAAAACCTAAGCTAGCACCATATGTAGATGATATGAGAGAGAAAATAGCTTCAGTGCTTAATACTTCATTAAATAATATAAATATAAAGGCTACAACAACTGAGAAGCTAGGATTTGAGGGGCGAGAAGAGGGGATATCATCACAAGCTGTATGCCTTCTAGTAAAAATCTAA